The window TCGGTATTCTGTAATCCTGCAGAACAAAtgtctaaatttaaattatgcaATCAGCAAGTTTGAAGATTGTGATAATGTGTAACACGAactaaaactatttgcttaatCGAAAACAGTAATCAGACTAAGCACAGGCCCAAGTCCAATTTAATCGCAGTAAATGTATATGTAACTTTGTATTGTTAACATTTAAATCTtactataaatataaaatattatatatatatatataatattttaaaaatcggatcggttcggattttttcggatcggttcctagctataaccggaaccgcataatcggtttcgggttcggtttttaaatttacggtttcggtttcggttcgattTTATACGATTCGGTTTTATACGGTTTTtagcggtttcggtttcggtttcggatttattcggatttttgctcacccctaatctGCAATATCCGCCGCCTGCTGGAGTCAACCCGTACCTTCTGGAACCCCAAAACAAAAGGAGGACTTCTACTCTCATTTGTGCTCTACTTGTATTAGATCTCTCTCCCCTTCTTGTCTCGTCTCTCTCAGTTTCCGACCAATCTCAATTTGTTTCAAACCAAAGACATACATTTGTTTTTCACATTCAGCACACAATGGAGGGAGGTGCGGCAGCTCCATCCAACGTTGGTGGAACCTCGGAATCCGCGTCCTACACTTACTGGGTCAGGAAGGATTTGAAGGACAGCAAGGACGCTGCTCCTCTCCCTGTCCCCCGCAAGCTCTCTCCTCAGGATCTTCTAAATAGTTCCAATTCTCACTCTTCCAATCATCTCGGCTCTGCCTGGAACCgggtttgttttatttttttataattatttttggtttttgtttttttgatgaTCTTGCAACTGTTTACTTGTGTAGGTTTGATCAATGGATGTGATTAGGGGTTTTCAATTTGGGTTTTTAAAAGCCCTCCTCCCTTTTTGTGTTTAATTTAGATGTGTTTGGTTTAATTTGTTTCAGCTATTTGAATGGTGTTAGCCGTTAGGTATGCGTAGGCTACCACATTGTTTCGCAACTCCCCCGTTTTATGTTACTTGCAGTATTGCGGGTCGCCTCTTAAGTTTATACATTGTGGGGAGGTTATGGAGAGATAGATTAACATTTTTGCTTGTCTGAACTACCTGATGATTAGCTGTTATTTCTGTTAAACTAAATTAAGATACCGCCTTGATCAGCTCCTGAATTTCTCGGGATTATCCCTTGTCCTTGATCAACTACCTGAATCTCTCCACATTATTTTGGATATCCCTTGGTCTGTCAGCACTATTATTTAGTATATTTAACTGATTACATTGTGcctatctatatatacatgattactCTATCAATGTAATTATCAAAGAATTGATATAACAATTTTGAACTCTCAGTTTCATATCTATCTGTCATCATCAACTTCCAGAGTCAGATTCAGTTATTTGCTTTAAAGCCCCAACTGCTCTTACTTTAAGTTCTCcatgaaaagaaaattattgtGCATGTTCTGTCGAGTTCAGCTACTATGCATGTTTTGTTTAGTTAATCTTCTTCTATGCACAATTCACAGCTttagttattttcttttgtCGTTCTTTTTTTTATAGGCTGGAACTTGGGAGGAGAAGAACCTCAACGGATGGGCAAATGATACGATTAAGGTTTGCAACTTCTAAACAAACAatgtattataattaatatttcagaAACTGCACCTTCAATATGAAGATATGTATGATTTCCATCTGTTCGGCTGTTTCATGGAATTATGTGCACTTGTAGTTGCACTGTTTGTGCAACCTGAGAGGTCCATTGCATATTGCCTGCTCAGTGTAGCCCCTACATTAAAATATCTCAATGCTTGCTTCAAAGTGATATTGTCTTGTTTCTGCTTTGATTAGATCATCAACCTATTGTCatctatgaaaaatataatttgcatCGGTTAGAATATTAATAGCTGTAAGATATTGCAGGAGTTGCTTGGCTTTACTACCTTGGAATTCTCTGGTGGGAGAGCAGAGATAGTGGAAGTGTCAAAGTGTTCAGGCGATGTAAGTGGCGTGTATATAATACTTTAACTGTGAAAGATGTTTTCCCTTTCTTGATCTTCTTTGTCTCTACTTTCTGGTCATCTGCATAGTATCTGAAATCCATAACTAGCCCATCTAAAAATCTACAATATGTGATCATGTTATGTATTATCCTTTGCTTTTGATGTTTGATAAATCTGCAATTATAGATTAGGTATTAACTGAatttatgtttataaaaaagaaaattgagTGTGCTTCTTATTTATTGTGGTTTAACCTTGAGAAAGTTGCATATTTGATACTAAGCAGCTTTGTGTGGTGTTGCAGTAAACATTGCAACCAGCCTAATTGATCGAAGTTTCTTGAGATTATGTTCAATGTGTTTTCGTATGAATCACCCTTAATATATCAGTTAAAAGAAGAACCTTAATATGCCATCCTTTTAATTATAGCCAAGAAATTTCCAAGAGAAGAGGAAACAAATATATCTCCCCACTACCGATCTCTGATCAGCTTTCTCATCAGATTGCATTATCACTATTGCTTCTTTTTTCAAGTTGTCACTGGTAGTAGTTCAATTGAGTTGCAGGCATTTTTGGTGACTGTTCGGAACAAGAAACGTGTTGGTTACACATACGAGTTAACACTCAAAGTGAAAGGTATGTTTTTATAGAAATTACAGATTTGTGTTCCTAGaactttaatttatttgaataacaTGCAATTATAACCAGGTGAGTGGATGATTGGAGATGAGAAGAAGAAAGTCAAGGGGCACTTGGATGTACCTGAGTTCTCTTTCGGTGAACTGGATGACTTGCAGGTATATCTCTTATGCACTAGACGCTCATCTATGAAAGAATTCAATGAAAGGACTGGGAGATAGATACTAGTGAAACATTTATACCAAGTAATTTTATGCAAAGAACATTGGTTCAAGTAATCTATGAGTTGACTGTGAAGAACATTGGTTCAAGTCTCTAATTTATCTGCTTAATTAAAGCAACAAACCTAATTTATGTGAATAATAAAGATATGGAATGGGACTAAATCAtggatttaattttaatttctcagtattcagaatttcaaaatttatacatgGTGTATTGTTATGCTAGAGAAAAATACATAACAATTCGAAAGAAAGAACATTAATAGATGTTAatgaaataattaacaaaactgatactgtatgtgtttgtgtgtgttaaaGTAGTCTGATCGCAGTGCACTGGAGAATTTTACTGCACTTAATcataatttaagattttatttagcatttttattgtttttgcttGTGGCTGTAACTAATTGGTCCTTAAAAAGGATGTacaaataataatgaaaatttgCACATGATTCGTGGACACGAGGCCAACATTGGCATCACCTAGTAGTATTTTACGCTGGCCAAATAGGAACTCTTAAGAAATCATTTTTAGGATTGATTGCTTCTTTGGTTAAGTCATCTTAGACTGAAAGGATAAAAATTATACTGTTTAAGTCTGTTCTAgtattgtgacaaaaaaaaaagtctgttCTAGTATTTTGCTTGTTGGTTTTATTGCAAGTGAAGCAAGTTCTTTTTTAGAGTCTCTTGAACGCAATATTTGTTACACAttgtaaatttgtattttttcttTAAACAATTTTCAGCACTTAGACCATAAATTTGTATAATGTTGTAAATTGCAGGTTGAAGTGAGACTCGATGCTGAGAAGGATTTTGTGCCTGAAGATAAAGCACGAATAAGAAAGGATCTTAAGATGTTTTTGCAGCCTATACAGGAAAAgttgattgaatttgaaaagcaACTTAAGGATAGGTAGAATTGGTTTTCATGGCTGGATTCTGTTGTAGCTGTGGTTTGCGCAAGCATCAgactttttcttatattattacAGTTGAAGATTCTGTGTAAGCTTGTAACAGGGAGGGAACCACTCCATATGGAACACACAGTATAATGGGATCAAACATTCTTTATATGTTTGTGCTGCATCTGCTTGGTCTATTTTCAGTTTGCTATGAATACTGAATAGGATGCAAATGGTCTGTTTATTGCTGCAAGGTTTGCATGACAGAAAAAGAGTTTTTCTGATTGGATGCATAAACATATTAAGTAAATTTTGGTTGCACCCCAAACCATTTTCGTGTCCAAAGCAAATGGACAATCATTTGCCTCTAAAAGTACCAAGGTTGTGATATATTTCTTAGTCTTGATTCTTAAATAGCAGACGAGTAAAAGGATGGGTCTATAATTTGCCATAGGCATTTGTGAAAAACCCAGATAAATCCCCAATGAATTCTTTTAGTACCTATTGTCATCAAAACCGTGAAGGAGATTCACAAAAATTTTGGTTAGAGTGTGTTGAAGATACAGACATGAGAGCTTAGAGCTTATTGAGCTTGCAATtgagaaatatttataaataaaaaaataatttatgtgtttcaataacttttttgatatttataaattataaggtataaaaactattttattaataataaaatattaaaaagtaatttCTAAAAGTGATCTATGCTTTTTGTAAAGTTAAATTCAGACAGAAAAAATTGAGTCGGGATTTTCAATTCTCATGTTCTGGCATAAGTCAGAAGTTGGCTCATAACTTCTGATTTGTAAAACAGTTGCCAAACACGGACCAAAGAGTTTCTGAGAACTCCAAAGAACTTCAAGGGTGCAAAGTTCTGGTAATGATCAGTAACCAAAGTACTACTATGACACAAACATTTGCCCTGACttattaaatgatcaaaaaagaaacatatatataactctcaCATCCAAATATTTCCATTCAGTTTTTTCTACAAAAACTCACAGCCCTGCTCCATTTTACAGAAATGCATAAACAGACTCAAGTACATGCTGCTTTAATCCAGTTCCAGATAACAAAGTGGTCTTACTTTCTCGAATTCACTACCTAGTGAGATAGTACACAACCAGGAATAACACCacgaatgatgctacaagtgtCAACATCTTCCGGCtggatttggtctcaaacaccTGTTTAGTTACAAATGAGAACAGTATTAGCAATAAAGTGACATATATGCAGCACTCCAAAAATCATCTTCAGGTGCCACTTAGCCTAGGTGGAAGGCACAGAATCtgtcaaaaaatataactacaaAAAGAACATAAGCAAAATCATTGGTGCTTGACAAGGCTTTAGAGATCTTCAGATTAAATTGGTTGAAATGATTTTCATAGTGTAGTAAGATGGTCGATATAATCAACCTGCACACTTTGAGAACATGTAACATAAGATTTGATTTAACTTAATATATCATGTATGTATATAAGACCGTGAAGGAAGGCAATGGCACTGTTGCTATAGCAGTTATACGGAAATTCTAGCCTAGATGAGATAGAGCTGATATACTTTTTATTACGATACCTCATACCAATCATGAgagtaataaaaaaatatcaaaaataaaataaaattgaggaCTGCTGCATTATATACTGTAAACGGGACATACCATCTTGAATTTGTCCATGGTTCCTGATAATATTCCTCTAGATGAATCCATATCATTACCCTAAATGACAAAACTACAGTAAGTACGGCGTAAAATGGAGCAGCAGCATTAACATTCAAAACTCGACTACATAGTCACAGCAAATTACCATTCTGTCCAGCATTCGGTTATGGCCGTCCACTTCCTCATGGATGTCACCTGTCAACTTTTGAGATGACATATTTTATTAGTCAGAATTCAAGTTTAATTAAACTCCTAACACTATAGCGTCACCAAACCCAGcttctattattatttatcgCTCTACTGTGGACAtgaatttaaaattagtaacATTCCAGATCTATATATGTTTGCCATATAGATGCATGGTACTTAAACTAAGCAATTCATGAAACTTAATGACTAGGGACTACAAAAACCTTAAACATGATACATTACTGCAAGTGTCCAGTGACTATTTTTTTTGGCCAATTATGCGAGAATTAGAAACTAACTACAGGCTCTAAGAAAAGCTAAAAGAAGAAGAATTATCCTTACGCCTCCTAAAATAAACTAAAAcctcagaaacaaaactgaacaacaaacatgtcaatctttttttattttttaaattctgcCTGAAAGCAAACATGATGCTAGTACAGATCAAAGACTAGCCATTAATGTTTCATACTAGTATCTCCGAACACAATGAcaggaaaaataaggaatgTCAATCCAgtacactcacacacacacacatattaggGGCAGAGCAATTTTATATGGTGCTATCAAagaaacataaattaaaaaagactggtaacaaaattatatttactaaACCAGTTTTGCCTACCCTTTTAAGCATCAGAACTCTGTCCGACAGCCCCTCAAGTGCTCTATCATTTTCATGTTCATCGATTTCATGTGAAGAGTAAGAAGAAGCAGCCCTAATGCCACCCTCttcaatatcatcaaaaagaGCAGCTCTGTTTCCGCGATAGTCCCTGCATAAAAGATAGAGACAAAACGCATAGCAAAGCCAAATATCATCTGTAAGTATAATGTCTAACCACAAAGTCTTGAATAGAAATGATGAACTTCAAAATTATAGGAAACTAATGAGAGAGATGGCAACATATAACACAGAGAAAAGACATAGGCATCACATAATACAATGTCTGATACATGAAAACATTCATGAATTGACTGCTCACAGCTTTAACTTTATACGCATCACAGGAAAATCAATGATGAACTAGTAGATCCAAGTTACAAAACATCACGCCCTACGAAATCAGTAATTATCCTATGCCTAGTCACTAAACAGAAGATGATTAAATGAAACAGTAGAGCCACCCTTATATCTCTTTAAAATGTTTAGGATTGAATGACCATCCAGGTGTATATTTCTTTCAAGGGTTATAGTCAACTTGATTCCTATGATAAAGAAAATGCAATTAATAAGATAATTTTTGTTCATGTGTGGGGCAGGATACTAGTTaacaatttaacatataaatatCAGTAGACCCTGATTTTCACATAGAAAAGATCTAGTAGCAGTTCCTCGCCTCTAGCAGTTTAAAACCTCCAAATAAGTATAAAAACGTGAGAAATGTAATCAGAAAAACATGAGTAATAAAAACAGGTTGCAACACATTAGATATCCAATGATGGTACATCAAGATCATACAATGAATCCTAATAAGATCTGACTGCAGGATCAAAGTAACAGCTATCCCCACATCATAGATCCCCCATATCTAGATCTCCAATTCTCAATTCCATATAAAATATACGAACACcttgaattttgaaaatttatagatATAGTACCTATTACGAACAACGTGATAGCTTAGGGACCAGTTTCATTTCTAAGCATATTACTCACACAACTCGACCCACATCAGCATTAGCCAACAACCCCGCATACACATAAGCTAGAAATTTAGAGCACTGTCGAGAATTAGTTACACATTTGTACAAATAATTTGTGTGATATGTGTGTATACCTTCTGGAACTCATAGCTAACGACATGGAAATTGATGCAGATCACTGAAGACAGCTTGATTTCTGCGGGGTAAACAATCGATCGAAATTTAAAACACTAGATGTCGAATCACATAACAAAATTAAGGCAAATATAAGATACGATTTATCTATACTGTGCAATGTTAGAACCATCATAGGGTTTGGGAACAACTACCACAATTTACACAActgaaaaattaaacaaattttcGG of the Daucus carota subsp. sativus chromosome 4, DH1 v3.0, whole genome shotgun sequence genome contains:
- the LOC108216049 gene encoding uncharacterized protein LOC108216049, encoding MEGGAAAPSNVGGTSESASYTYWVRKDLKDSKDAAPLPVPRKLSPQDLLNSSNSHSSNHLGSAWNRAGTWEEKNLNGWANDTIKELLGFTTLEFSGGRAEIVEVSKCSGDAFLVTVRNKKRVGYTYELTLKVKGEWMIGDEKKKVKGHLDVPEFSFGELDDLQVEVRLDAEKDFVPEDKARIRKDLKMFLQPIQEKLIEFEKQLKDR
- the LOC108216478 gene encoding bet1-like SNARE 1-1; the protein is MSLAMSSRRDYRGNRAALFDDIEEGGIRAASSYSSHEIDEHENDRALEGLSDRVLMLKRLTGDIHEEVDGHNRMLDRMGNDMDSSRGILSGTMDKFKMVFETKSSRKMLTLVASFVVLFLVVYYLTR